taaagaacATTGAATAAATGTATAAAGAATGAAGAAGTAGTCTAGGTTGTACTTTAATTTCTTCaacgtatttttttttataaattaaaggATAATTCAAGTTTTGTAAAAGAGAAATAagtctatattttttttaattatgacCATGGCAATGACGATGAAGATTACAATTTATAGtgatttgtaaatatttttagaaattatcACAAAAAGTGATTAACAAatcactgaaaaaaaaaactttactaACAAAATTTATGTTTAGAAGTTTAATTTACAAAAGTACGAAAACAAAAAACATCAAATTAATATCAAACGAGGTGTTACCAAACAAACGGATGGTAaaatttatattcaataaactaaaaaaaaaaaagagaaagaaatgaaattgaaTGGGAATACTTTTATGGTTGTTGAAAAAGATATAATTGAATGAAAAATGATAGATAAGAACTTTGGTTTTGATGGGAAAGCTTCAATTTCaagtttaattaaatacacaACAAAGAAGAAATTGGATAAACAAAGGCATTTTGAAATACACTTTCTTTTCCAGAAAAATTAGGTTGTACTCAAAATTAGTTCATATGTATTTTTGTCCTAATAAAGAAAAATACTTTTCGTTTGAATTACTCgtacttctttttcttcttcttctgattCATACCTTCTTTTACATATACTTCAAAGATTTTAATTAGAAGATTATGGAAAATAACTTAATACAAATTTGTAAAAGTGTTTTCTTTTGATTGTCTAATTGttaaaacaaaatactttagaAACATATTCAAGATAAAATaagagataagaaaataaagtgGATAGGAATGGTCTTTTTCTATACATCGGTGGTGGAGtcgtttgaaaacaaaattgatGTTTAGTACATATTTTTCTCGTTTTAATTTGTGAAATAAAGATATGAACGAaaaagtacttttttttttctaaacataCGAGAGCAATTATTTTTGTGTCCACGATTTTTAGAAATTGTGGACTAGGATAGCCACGATTTCGATTcctatttttattaaatattatcgTTCTCCATTACTTTTGtgttaatttattaaaattatattatttttttaaaatattcgaAACTTTAAATATAAACTTCGTTGGAATCACAACAATTTGTGACAGTGGACAAGAGAAAGCCAAACCCAAAAGTTTGTGCATGAAGGGAGTGTTTGGTTGTTTTTGTAGGGTTTAGTTGATAATTATTATAGGAGAGAGTAATTAGGAGAATTGACGCAAATACAAGGTGAAAATAAAAGCTAATACAAATAACACACAAATAATGAGAGAATAAATATCTTCAATTGTTGGTGTATCCAAATGGTGAGTTGGATTCTTTTACCCATCTAACTCAATTACATGTCGATTGTCAAATGAATCCTACAAAAGAGAAAAACCAGACTGCAATCATTGGGATATGGTCAAGTTAAGTCATCTCATTTTTCATAGAAAAAGGTACAAATTAGGGGTGAACATGGTGGGCCGAAAAACCGAAACGAACGAACCGAGGTCGAGACGTCGGAATAGTACAATCGGCGATCGGATTTCGATTCTAGAAACTAAAAAACCGAGTTATCGACCGGTCGGTTTGAACCAAcccatgtatttttttttaaataatatatataatatatattatataattataagtttatatttaaaaagagaaataaaacaaaataatgcaatttttaatctttaaaatCGTCTATCAAAGAAAATTTTTCTCCAACCATAAACCACAATCCATACAAAggtcaaaggaaaaaaaaattgaacctATATATTTCACActtcaaaaaaataaaggaaaaaagggaaaggaaaagaaaaaaagaaaaggaggaaaagaaaagaaagtaagaaacatagaaagaaaaaaaggaagaagaaggaggagggaAAAAAACTCGACCAAAACTAACCGACCGACCAACTGTCGGACCGATCGATTTTATTGGAAATAGCGGCTGAAGCCGGTTTTGCAACATATATACCGACTTGTGGTCGGTTCAAGGGCGATTTGGTCAGAAAATCGATCCCGACCGTCCGCTGCTCACCCCTAGTACAAATCAAATTAATTGCCACCTTCGTATTTCTCCACAGAGATAGTGTTAGCAACACAAAAAACTTGTGTATAAAACTGTAATAATCACTACGGAGGTGAGTTGTTTTAGTGCTAGATTATTGTAGTTGAATTATAATGGTTTGTGTTTagaatttaaattattttagttcaaatTATAATGACATGTATATGTGGTGTAGAGATTATTTTCATTCGTTACACTTCAAACAGATACTATTataatcaaactaaaataatctacaacTCAAACATAAACAATTATAACCTAACTATAAtaacatttgaatatattgatCCACCTCTTATCCCAAACACCTTTATAATACTTAAACACAGTGCACATTTCATTTGCTAACTTAAACACCACCCATGGTAGAGTGAGTTGTTTTGTAGCTCTAACTTATATGTATATCCCACAAATCATACAACAATCTATCAAAATTTCATAATAAAATTGAGGAGGAAGATCCTAAAAATGGAGTTTGGCACAAGTCACGATGGGGATAAATAGATATGGCTTAGGCTTATATGTTTAATTTCCCATCCCATCAATTTCCCTTATCTAATCATAAATCCACGCTGTCCCAATCTTTGTTCTTATCCATTTTGTCGCTTAATTCCTTTTGGCCCATTCAAATATAATGGGCCTCACACGGTGGCCCACTTTCATTCTCACTTGGGCTTCATTCTAATCAATTTGGTTTTTCTATTTCTGAGGCCCAGTTTGTTTGGCCTGGGGTGTAGGCTTTGATCCATTCCCTTAGtcttttctattttcaaattaaaattaaatcaatttttaatttggcttttctttcttttttaacatttcgtttttttttaatatattttataaataaatgacGAAATTCGTCGCACTTAATTTTAATTCATGAAGTGtgaatattttgtcaatttttcaaaattaaatatatatatatatattgtaataatTATAAACCATAATAATTagtatttatttaaaattactACCCATGCCACACAATTACTAAAATAATATACTAACTTTCGTATCTAATAGTTCATAATCAAGAAAGATCGTCTTAAATatcaaaacttttaaaagtatttataaatataacaaaatatcacaaccTATATGTGATAGACATAAATAGTAGTTTGTAGTCCATCGTAAATATACAgtgatattttataaatattttaattgatttagctatatttgaaaatagtttaATGTTAAATTCATTAGTTCCACCTAGGAAACAAAAAATTCTTATAATATACAAGTGTCATGTGACCTATATCAAGTATGTCAAAAAAacatttcatatttatttgaaagttgaaagattttcatATTAAATATACTCGTAAAGGAGAAAGTATAACGACCCAACTTGACTTAACCCACGAACACTCTTACGGATCTAAAGCtttttaaaaagtcaaactttgtttCGATCAACAAtcaaaagattcaaatttcaaaccttttttttttttttttttttttttttttttgcttacaATCAACCATGTAAACTttaaccaaaaaagaaaagaaagaaagaatcaTTGGTTTAGATTTAGAAACAaacaataaattccaaaattccaaaatatCTTTAGCCAATAAATAtgaagaacaaaagaaaataagttcttatttttcaaaaagaaaagaaaagaaaacggCAGCGTTTAGATGACATGTAGTGAAATGAAGCAGAAGATTATAAGGTAGTGGGGAACAGACATGCTTATGCGTGGCACCGTAATCGAGGATTCACAATtaacaaaaatttataattCCCTCTGAAGTCCGGTCCTTATGCTGACACACTCCATCGACACTCTCCAGCACTACAATTTTTAAGCTATTTTTGCTCTGTTTTTAACCATAACCAGATAATCTCGACATCCGTAATCACTCTCAAGAGTAACTTTTTAGAAAGCGAAAGGAGCCGTTGCTGTTCTAAAATCCAACCCATAAAAGAAGCTTCAAGAAATCCCTCATTCCCATTTTTCTTCTCTACACAAACAACAGCAGAGGAAGAGCCAAACAAAAGGGTTTGGCTTTCAAGTGATAAAGAGAAGGAGAATGGGGAAAAGGGTTGGATTCAGTCTATTTTTTCTTGGGATTTCACTGTTCTTGATACTTTTGGGTTTGTTCCTCTCTGTTACTTCTTCTAGTTCTTGAATCTCTTCCTCTTGTTTTCTAGCTCTAAGTTTGGATTTTGGGGTCACATTTTGGTTTATTTGAAGTGGCTTTGTTTGGTTATACTTGTTGGATCTTCCATTTCATTTGCATTGTCAGTAATTTGTAGTGACAGCCGTTCTTTGACTTTGTTGCCAAATTTATTGATAGAAGTTCACTGTGTATTTCTTCTAACTTGGCCTTTTCTTTTGTGAACTTTGGATGTGTATTGTGCTAGAACTTGTCGAATATTACTAACTGTTAGGATCATTGAACAGTCAGTTTGGAGACCTTTTAGGAATTACCATTTAACAATATAAGGCTTCAGCTTAGAACGTGTGTTTACTTGCAATGTCTTCCTAGTGTTAGTTAAAGGGtattgcataaatgataagtTTCCTCTAACCATTCGGAACTAAACTAATTCTTATTCTACCTATTTGGTAAGATATTTATGCGCTAGGATTGATAGAAATCATGAAATAGAGAGTAGATTGGAGCTCAATGTAAGTGCATTGCAAGGCAACTTGCGTTTTGGCTCTATTGTTTTCGGAGGAACGAAGTACATAAAGAATGAACCCTTCTGGTAGACAGCAGTTTATTTGGTCATCGAATGTGTTCTTTTGGTTTTCGGATTCACCATTGTTCTTATTGAATTTGGTTGCAGGCCATTGCCAAGGAAGTAATGTTGGAGTTTGCTATGGAAGGAATGCAGATGACCTCCCAACACCTAATAAAGTGGCTCAGCTAGTCAAACTTCATAACATCAAATATATTCGGATTTATGATTCAAATATTCAGGTTCTCAAGGCCTTTGCCAACACTGGTGTTGAACTTATGATTGGGGTTCCAAACTCCGATTTGCTGCCATTTGCCCAGTTCCAGTCTAATGTAGATACTTGGCTTAAGAATAGCATACTTCCTTACTACCCAGCTACGAAAATAACGTACATTACGGTTGGTGCTGAGGTCACCGAGAGCCCCAACAATGTGTCTGCATTGGTGGTGCCTGCCATGAATAATGTACTCGCTGGCCTCAAAAAGGCTGGTTTGCACAAGAAGATAAAAGTTTCTAGCACTCATTCTCTCGGAGTTCTGTCTCGGTCATTTCCTCCCTCGGTTGGGGCTTTTAGTAGTAACTATGCATCTTTCCTGAAACCATTGTTGGAGTTTCTTGCTGAGAACCAATCTCCCTTTATGATCAATATTTATCCTTATTATGCATATCGAGAATCCCCCAACAATGTGTCATTGGATTATGCACTTTTCGAGTCATCGAATGAAGTTATTGACCCGAATACTGGTCTGCTTTACACGAATATGTTTGATGCTCAGATCGATGCTCTTTATTTTGCTTTGATGGCCCTAAATTTCAGAACAATTAGGGTGATGGTAACAGAAACAGGTTGGCCATCCAAAGGTTCACCAAAGGAGACATCTGCTACTCCTGACAACGCTCAAACTTACAACACAAATCTTATCCGCCATGTAATCAATAACACGGGGACACCTGCAAGGCCTGGAGAGGAACTAGATGTATATATCTTCTCTTTGTTCAACGAAAACAGGAAGCCAGGGTTAGATTCCGAAAGAAACTGGGGATTATTTTATCCCGACCAGACCAGCGTCTACAACTTGGATTTCACAGGAAAGAGTGTGGTAGACATGACTGCACAGGCAAATAACACTGCTTCCAATGGAACTGCTTGGTGCATAGCTTCAAGCAAGGCGTCCGACATGGACTTGCAAAATGCCTTGGATTGGGCTTGTGGTTCGGGGAACGTCGATTGCACACCCATTCAGCCAAGTCAGCCTTGTTTCGAGCCAGATACTCTGCTTTCCCATGCATCTTATGCATTCAATAGCTATTTCCAGCAAAATGGAGCCACTGATGTTGCTTGTGGTTTTGGAGGGAATGGAGTTAGGGTTAACCAGGACCCAAGTAAGTTGACTTCCACAAGCCACAACCACATTCCCGTAACATTCTTTATATATTTTCAGTGTTATATCTGTTTTTCAATTGCTTTTTATATAAGGGTAAAATCTAAAAGACACAGAAACACTTTAGATTGCCTATTGCGAATGCTTCCAATACATGTTGGACACTTGGGCACACCAATGCATAGAATACTTGTTGAGTAGACTAAAAAGACACATgacaataacaataaatttaagCATATAAATATATGAAACATATCATTTCCATGTCATGTCCTATATTTCTAAAGCATGATGTGTTATGGCGTCCGATATCCATGTTTCATGTTCATATCTATGCTTCTTTAGGGTAATTTAAATTGAAATCTACATCTCTCTTTTGTGTAAAGAGTTCCAACGACTTTTAGGTAACATATCTGCTTTGGGATTGTGTTTCCACTAGGAAAGCGGATATATAATGTTAACGTTTTTAGCTACTAGGAAGTGTTCCTAATCTTGGATTTGTATCTTGACTTTGCAGGCTATGATAATTGCTTGTATGCAACAGCAGGGTAAGCTTTTTGCTTTTGAGGTGTAACAAACTTGATGAAGTTCATGGATTTTGATTTCTAGTTCCTAATGTGTTCTTCGCTTtcctttgttttattttatggTCTGTCAAGCAGGAAGAACAAGACGATTTCTTCGAGTAACACGACAGCAATATCTTCAACTTCGTCATCGTCTTCTTCAAGGATTAAAGTTTCTGGTGGTCTACTAGTTATGTTGATTTTTATATCATGTTTTCTGAAAATTTCATGATGGGGTGTTAAGCCTGAAAATTCCAGATTTTGCTAGAAAGACATTGCTGGATCGACCATTTTCCTtgttttttgtaatttattggGAGGAGTTGCAAATGTGTATCTGCTCTGTATGATAAGGATGTGTAGCTTTAAGGAGGAAGTCAATGGAATTAGTTGTTGATGTTGTTATGAAATAGACTaataaagaggaaaagaaatGTAAAAGTAGAGAATCAACATCTTTCGTTACATGCACTAGGCAAcatttttattacaaaaaataattcatctcatagaatattagaattgaCTGGCTCCTACAATTGTGGTGTGTTCTCTAAACTTTTAGCATGACATACGTTAATACCTTacttaaaatttgaatattACTCAATTTTTCTTTACATATAATGAAACAAAATCACTAATCAGAAAGGAATTCAAGATGTCCAAATCAAATCGTAAAAATTGGGTCTTTCTATTTCAAATCCAATCAAAGTTATTCGATGACCAAACTTTACTGAGAGCATTGTTTTTAACTTATTCGGGTAAAACAATAACTTTACAAGGACAATGTCAGAATCTCTTGGTTtcactatatatatatgccTCGCATTTTGGGGTTGTTTTTCTTGGACCAATTTCTGAGAATAATAATGAGTGGGCCTCAGTCATTGTCAGAGTGCACTAACgtgtttaattatttatacCACCTCTTGCGCACAATTAATGAAGGTTCAAAATGGTGAGTGAGTAGGAGAATAAGAAAGAACACAAGTGAGATAATGAGAAAGAGTGCGAGAGTAAGAAGAAGCATGAGGGCAAGACGATTAGGAAGGATTGAGAACAGTTTGGATTTTTATTCGATAACAGAGTTCAGAAGAAGTGTCTCGAAGCGAAACTCGAGTCAGAAATATCACGTTTTCAAAATCTCCTTCCGAATCCAAATTCCTTCAACGAAGAAACATAAGCACTTACTGATCACTAAGCATGGAACAAATATTTCTCGAGACCAACTATTTTGAACCTAATCAAATTCTTCAGCCCAATCTTTACCTCTTCATGTTGGCGGCACAATCTGAAAATCTCCAGTGTTAAGAGGATTGACCATGTTTGTTTCTTATACAGATAGCTGTTTAGCCATTAAGCCGATATGACCTCCCTCTGAAAGCCCCACTCGTACCCCTATCATCAGGCACTGCCGCACGTTGCATTGGTGGAGCACCTATCCTCCACCTTGAGACTAACCTCTGTCTGTAGAAATTGTTAAAGAAATGCCGAATAAAGCAAGACAAACAACAGAGAAAAAAACAAGAAGGTGAGTAAGATGGAAATGGAAAGACATTTTGGTGAATAAGATGATACCCAAAATGTAAGCATTTGTTATGAAATTGGAAGATTATGAGTGAATAAGCAGACCGACTACGATATGAAAATTATAGATGCATAGGCACTAAAATTTTGTTGTTAAAAAACCAAAAGAGGAAGGATACATCCAAAATGGGGTTCTCAATATGTTCTTTCCGCCTGCCAGCGGATGCAACACGGTCAAAAAGTAGTACAAATGCCCCGCTAGGATTCCGAGTAAATCAGGTACAAGGGGTGAACCGAAAATGACATCCAGTGCTAGCATGGCCCATGGCAGATAAAATGCCTGCATAAAAAGCATTACATTTAAGTTTCAGATATGAGGAACTGAGTAACACAATCCTAGGGAAGAAAAAACAACAATTTGTCGAAACCTAAATCTCAATGCCGTACCTTAAGAGTTACAAGGCCATATATATTGATTTGTGCATTAGGAAATTCTCTACTCCAGACATAGAGAAGCATAAACACAAGTGATATCCCTAAGACTGGAAACCGGAAGATTGGGATAGCAGCAAGTACCTATACAAGAGGAAGTATACATAACAATAAAGGTTGTAACAAATCAGCGAAAATATTCAACCAAAAACTCATATATGGGAGGATTTCATGAAAAAAAGTTCCAAAGTCAAGGCTGTTGGAAAATCTTAACCTACCAGTAACTCGATGAAATATTGATACAAAATGCAAAACATTTTAAGGTGGCATTGTGGCGATGATGAAACATTGGATACCTGGTAATTATCTACTCAATCTGAGGGTTTTACGTCAAAGAATTGTAAATGAACAAGGATTGGCAAAAATAATATGGGAAACATTAGGTGCCATCTGCAAAATCTACTATTTTTACAAATACATAAGTCTTAAGAACCACTGGCATCTAATCTTTTACCAAAAACCAAAGCTTGAGgaaaaaatatgaaagaatacaaaaaggcaaaacaaaaggCAAAAACAGTCACTGCATTTAAATGAATGGCTTAATAAAGATCCTCACAAACCAATAATGTCAAGCCTCCAAATATCATCATCCATAGAAAATCTGCTGTTCGCCTCTGAAATGGTCCATTCTCAAGTTGAACCCCATATCTTGCTCTGTAAGGGCACAACCACGAAACTATTAGTGCATCAAAAACCATCGAGTGTTTGAACACAAGCTCTCCACTTACATCATAAAAAAGTTACCACAAGCACACACAAAAACTTACATCATTAATAAGCGAATTCCAAAATTGATAGAGAATTTTCCTAGGAAGAAAAAGTTTGTGAATAACCTCCACACCTGAAAATAAAGGTGACCTTGCCATaaatatgataataataaaatgaaaagaatgtgTTGGAActcaaattaaataattagtcTAAAGGCCAAAGAAAGTTCTAATTCATGACTACTTGAAAGTAGTCATTTAGGCTGAAAGATCAGATACAATTATACCTAAATTTCAAACATACAAGGAATTTCACCACACAAAGTAGTCATTTCTTTCTGCTAAAATGCCCCATATTCTTGCATCACGCCCTTCACTACTTTTACTTGCAGTTTAACACGGCTCACTTCATTTATTGACATTTGATAAAAGAGTTGACTACTAGGCTTCAAATAGAGAGATCACGACATTAAGAACAAATAGTTCATACTTGAACTGGTTCTAATTCTAACTATAACTCTCATGTCTTCTCAAATACTTGAAATAGGGCTTTCTAGTCTTAATAAATTTTACAAGCTCCATATTATAGACGATAAAGAACAAGCATGACAGAGCAAATTGAAATCAGGGGAGGAGATTTTACATTGTGTCTCAATCAATGTGATGCAATGACTGCCTTACCCAACAAGATTTAACATAAAAAGAATTTTAAAGCAAATTTCATCAATATGGGGGGAAAAAGACAAAACTACTCGATCAATAACAAAAGTTCCTCCAAGAAGCCCTAACGGAATTTATTAAGAAACCCACATCAATTACAAGAGAGGCTTGAAAATTGACCTAAAAAGTTAAGTCGAAGATATTTCCAATGCTCTTGAGAATTTGTTATAAATCGAACCTTCATTCAAAAGTGCATAATAAAATCCCTAAGGTAAGTAAGTAGGAGCCAgaaaaatgtttgaaaaaaaaaaactaaaaattcaaTCTATGGAGATTGAAGTGAATACCTGAAAATGCTTGAACACAAGTCCATAATCCAACGCAATAAGCATGGGATCGTACAAGCCAAGTTGAAAGGCTGTAGTTGCCAAAAGGCACAGAGTTCCATACGCCTTACTAATAGGTGGAAGAGAGTTGTAAAATCTGAAAATCATAATAAAAAATGATTCAAGACTAAGAACACAGATCAAAATGAGAGTGAAGAATCAGAACAGACATTGGAAATGAGAAGATTACAATATGAAACAGAGGAAATGGAAAGGTAATAAAAAGATGAAACAATAGTAAAATTCGTAAAAATTCAAAGAGGGAAAAGCAGCATTACTCGGCAGGAGAAGACATTGTAGAAACAGAAATGAAATTCAGAGAAGCTATGGGAAATGAAGATCTTTCAGTTCTTGTATAAGAAATTTCACCGCCAGAAGAAGAACAAGACTTAACAAACAAGAAATTAGAAGATGAACAATGGAAGAGTTCTCTACGACCCAGAATGTTCTGAATCCGAAGTGGTTTCCTCGCTCTCGTGCGTGCGGATTAATGGGCTGACTAAGAGAGTTGGGCCAGGCCCAAATAATACATTGCATTAGCGGACATCGATATAAAAGTGTTGATGGCATTAAAATGTagactattttagtttgagagtgaaatagtaaatattatgataaagaataaaaacatgataaatataaaatagtaaaaaccgAGGATTTTGAGGAGATAGTTGTTATAATCTTAGAATATTGTGTATCCCAAACGACCTTTAATGGACTATATCGTTCATAGGAGTCTACCACATATAGACTTTGCTCTATTAACAGTAGAGGCGAGCATCAGTCGGTCAGATCATCTTTTTATCCAAACCGACTTTAAATTGACTATAGTCAgtttagtaaatgttcaaaccAAACCTTGATCAAGAAGGAGTACAAATCAATAGTTGGTCAGCCGATTGGTCGAtttaaacttttgaatttttttaaaatgttgtcaGTCTGGAATTTTCCCAAACCAACACTGATCAAGCATCTTCTTATCTCCAACCAACCGCATTTGATTCGACTAGTTTTAATCGATCAACTATGTTTTTCAATCTATCATGCTCACTCATAATTTACAATTCTTTAAAAATGTTATATTCACTTATTAGCCCATTATCCTCTACAACTACCGTAAAGAATTTCACGTTGCAATAAATATCTCCAATTTTaagttatttgataaatttttgCATGGAAGACTCAAAATTTGTATTTGAAATGCTGTTTGACCTAAACtttgaaaataataatgtaCAACGTTTTGCTTGCATCACTTTCACACGTGTTTGCGCTCCTTCATACTTCGTGTGATAGTGTTTGCATTCTTCTAATCTTACAAGACAACTCGTTTCAATCTATGACATTTTAGAGCAAAGTAAACtcatataatattaaatattaagtAGATGATTATTATTGATTGAACTCATTCTCTCGAATTTAAATTTCACAAGTTTTCTAGATTTGAAATGAAAAGTTTAACAAGCTGGGTAGTAAacataaaattcaattttaagtttacgaaaaattaatttaagattCTTTAAGTTTAAAGTTTGTGGACtaattatataagtttaattaaggttaaaaaaCCTATTAAACGTAAAATTGAAAAACTATAGATCTAACTATTTTAACACAAACCTGGGAATCCTTAAATTAACACAATAGCATGTATAATTTTAGCAAAATTATATCGTAAAACACTAAAACCAACcgaataataataacaatcatAAAATAATGAATAATGTTACTCTTGCTCTCTAAGTTCAAAAGtaaaatcatcaacataaaaagaaattcttGTTTGCATGCAATACAACCCTAGAAAACTTTATTTAACTTTCAAAAAAGAATATCAAATAAGGTAATATATACGAATATTGAATTATTGATCAAAGTGTATTGTGTAAATGTAACCTTTTATGAATATGGACAAAGctttttttaactttcaaaataGAATATAAAATAATCTAATTTCCTATTATTATTTGATTCTTATAATAAATCATCTCTTCCAACcaaattttatgaaaatatgGAAATTTATAAATTCTGTAAGCAACTCGtgaattttgttataattagttaatgaaaatttgatAACGGATAAA
The sequence above is drawn from the Cucumis melo cultivar AY chromosome 2, USDA_Cmelo_AY_1.0, whole genome shotgun sequence genome and encodes:
- the LOC103492273 gene encoding glucan endo-1,3-beta-glucosidase 13 isoform X1, encoding MGKRVGFSLFFLGISLFLILLGHCQGSNVGVCYGRNADDLPTPNKVAQLVKLHNIKYIRIYDSNIQVLKAFANTGVELMIGVPNSDLLPFAQFQSNVDTWLKNSILPYYPATKITYITVGAEVTESPNNVSALVVPAMNNVLAGLKKAGLHKKIKVSSTHSLGVLSRSFPPSVGAFSSNYASFLKPLLEFLAENQSPFMINIYPYYAYRESPNNVSLDYALFESSNEVIDPNTGLLYTNMFDAQIDALYFALMALNFRTIRVMVTETGWPSKGSPKETSATPDNAQTYNTNLIRHVINNTGTPARPGEELDVYIFSLFNENRKPGLDSERNWGLFYPDQTSVYNLDFTGKSVVDMTAQANNTASNGTAWCIASSKASDMDLQNALDWACGSGNVDCTPIQPSQPCFEPDTLLSHASYAFNSYFQQNGATDVACGFGGNGVRVNQDPSKLTSTSHNHIPVTFFIYFQCYICFSIAFYIRVKSKRHRNTLDCLLRMLPIHVGHLGTPMHRILVE
- the LOC103492273 gene encoding glucan endo-1,3-beta-glucosidase 13 isoform X2; translation: MGKRVGFSLFFLGISLFLILLGHCQGSNVGVCYGRNADDLPTPNKVAQLVKLHNIKYIRIYDSNIQVLKAFANTGVELMIGVPNSDLLPFAQFQSNVDTWLKNSILPYYPATKITYITVGAEVTESPNNVSALVVPAMNNVLAGLKKAGLHKKIKVSSTHSLGVLSRSFPPSVGAFSSNYASFLKPLLEFLAENQSPFMINIYPYYAYRESPNNVSLDYALFESSNEVIDPNTGLLYTNMFDAQIDALYFALMALNFRTIRVMVTETGWPSKGSPKETSATPDNAQTYNTNLIRHVINNTGTPARPGEELDVYIFSLFNENRKPGLDSERNWGLFYPDQTSVYNLDFTGKSVVDMTAQANNTASNGTAWCIASSKASDMDLQNALDWACGSGNVDCTPIQPSQPCFEPDTLLSHASYAFNSYFQQNGATDVACGFGGNGVRVNQDPSYDNCLYATAGKNKTISSSNTTAISSTSSSSSSRIKVSGGLLVMLIFISCFLKIS
- the LOC103492274 gene encoding derlin-1 → MSSPAEFYNSLPPISKAYGTLCLLATTAFQLGLYDPMLIALDYGLVFKHFQVWRLFTNFFFLGKFSINFGIRLLMIARYGVQLENGPFQRRTADFLWMMIFGGLTLLVLAAIPIFRFPVLGISLVFMLLYVWSREFPNAQINIYGLVTLKAFYLPWAMLALDVIFGSPLVPDLLGILAGHLYYFLTVLHPLAGGKNILRTPFWIQRLVSRWRIGAPPMQRAAVPDDRGTSGAFRGRSYRLNG